The genomic window TGGTTTGGAATACTTAACTGCATTGCCGATAAGATTTGAAATGACCTGTCCAAGTTTTCCCCTATCTCCATTTACCATATGGCTTTCCACAGGATCAAAAATAAATTTATGGGTACCATATAACATCAACGCTTCCTCTCGTGAATCTCCGATCAGCGCTCCAATGTCAAATTTCGAGCTGTTTACGTGGATCTTTGCCGATTCCAGTCTCGATAAATCCAAAAAACCGTTGATCATATCGGTCATGCGCTTGGTCTGTTTGACAGATTGTGACAATGCACGATGGATGATTTCGTCGGGGCTTTCCTTCGACCGCGATTCCAATAACTGGAGATATGCAGAAAGTGAGGTCAATGGTGTCTTGAGTTCGTGGCTAACCACACCCATAAAATCGTTCTTCCGTATCTCCTCCATCTTTTGTTCGGTTATATCCATAACTACACCGGTAAATGCAGAAAATGTGCCTGAAGGGTCTGCTGTAAGATTGCCGATTGCCCTGAGCCACCTCAGTTTATTATCGTGAAGGCCGATAACAGGGTAACAAACATCATAATCTCCATTATTATAGATAGCGTTTTCAAGTTTACCGGAAATAAAGTCTCTGTATTCAACTGTAATCTGTGCAATTGCCTGTTCAATGGAAAGCGCTTCATGGGGGTAATAACCGAATAATTCCTTAAACCGGGCATCGGTAACAAATTCCCTGGTAACCGAATTTATATACCAGGTACCGAAATTTGCCGCTTCAACCGCGAGACGGAGGGCGAGTTTCCCTTCCTCAATGGTTTTTTGGGCGGAAATGAGATCGGCATTTGCTTTTGACAAGCGTTCGTTGGCCGCCTTGAGCTGATCATTGGAAATGGTGAGCTCCTCATTGATGGCGGCAAATTCTTCATTCATGATCTGTAGTCTTTCTGCACTTTGCTTCAACTGCTGCTGCCATTGGTCCCGCTCGGTTACGTCTCTGGTTGTGCCTGAAACGGCGACAACTTCGCCGCTTTCGTTGAAAACAGGATTGAGGATATAATCATATAACCTTCTGCCTAGGGTAGCGTGCGGAAAAGCCACTTCGCCCCTGACCGGGTTTCCTGTAGCGATGATGCTGTCAATCTCCCGCTCATGCATATCTGCGTGCCATGGTTCGTAACCATTTTCCAGCAGGTTCTTTCCTATTGCTTCGTCCCAGGTTTTACCCCACATCTGCAAAAGTGCGGCGTTTGCGTAGGTGAACCGGTACTGGAGATCGAAAACGTACATCAGGTCGGGTGTTCCGGAAGTGATGGTTTCGTAAGTGCGCTTCTGTTGCTCCAATACTTCTTTGGAGGCTGCCAGTCGCTGTTCGGCTAACTTGCGTTCAGTAATGTCCGATTCCACGCCAAACCACTCTTTTACCTTCCCTTGATCATCAAAAATCGGCACTGCCCTGGAAAAGGTCCAGCCAACACTTCCGTCAGCCCTTTTCACCCGGTGCTCAAGCTGAAAAATACTCCTCGCTGCGATAGCATTTTGAATGGCATGCTGTACAAGTTCAAGGTCTTCTTCATATACATGCATGGATTGCCAACCTGGGTTTGCATCCTTGGCATCATGGCGTACCCCATGGCCATCGAGCTCAGTCAAGATGGTCCAATCCGGATTCATACTGTAAACTACATCTGAGGTTGCGGTCAATAATGCCTGAAAACGTTCCTCATTTGTAGCAGAAAGAGATAAATAGGTTAATTGTTTACCCATAAGTTGGCATTTGGTAATATCTGAAACCTGAAAATAAGCGTTTTGTTTGAAATTATCATTAATATCCGTTCTCTATTTGTGCGCAATAACATTGTTAGTTCCACAATACTGAGTGGCTAGGTTAGTTTGATACAAAATACTGCTTTATGCTACGTTAAATACCTGTAATCGATTTAGCGGGGCACACAAAATACCTGAAATTCAAAATGATAAAACTTAGCCGCGTTTCTGCCAGTTACCTATTAAAAAAGATTATGGAACAACAGCGAAACAGTGTGCAAAGGGATAAGATCTCCATAGCAGAAAAAATTGACGACAGACGCCAACGGTTACAGCCACTAACGGGCCAGCCGACGCTAAAAGAAAGCAGCCGATCTGGGTTAATTGAAGGTAAAATTGTTAACCTTAAGTGGAAAGCGCCATCAAATGGAATAGCCGGTCTACTATAAACCGAAGGATCGCAGCGGTACAGTGCCGCTGCATTTTAAACTTAAATAATGGGAAAACCAAAACCTGCGGTGTGTAGAGATAATCATCAGGGACATATCAGTGGGTATATAGGCTATTTTTTAACGAACAGTACGATATGAAAATCCGCATTACATTAAGCTTAGTTATATGCGCTTTATCAATGGTTTCCTGTAACAGCTACGAAAGGGACAGGCAGATCAAAGCAGACCTTACGATTAAAGCAAAGGAAGATGTGAATTTCGCTGGCGTAAACTTCACCGTGCGGAACTGCAATGTAAAGATCTGGGATTATTGCCCAACCTATAAATCCAGAATGGCTATCATTCAAAAACTGGGTACTATTCATGTCATTAGGCGCATTGATAATCAGCTGGTTATAAGACCGCTAACTATCGGTCAAGATTTTTATCTGAAGCAACTTGCAGATAGTCTCCTGGCAACACATCCAGAATCCTGGGCGGTTATAACCGACCGGAATATCATACTAAAGGGAAATATTAAAGAAAAAC from Flavobacterium sp. W4I14 includes these protein-coding regions:
- a CDS encoding hypothetical protein (product_source=Hypo-rule applied; cath_funfam=3.30.1490.100; superfamily=53335), giving the protein MKIRITLSLVICALSMVSCNSYERDRQIKADLTIKAKEDVNFAGVNFTVRNCNVKIWDYCPTYKSRMAIIQKLGTIHVIRRIDNQLVIRPLTIGQDFYLKQLADSLLATHPESWAVITDRNIILKGNIKEKQLPKLLQAIHQRIPERILINQTAAN
- a CDS encoding hypothetical protein (product_source=Hypo-rule applied) — encoded protein: MEQQRNSVQRDKISIAEKIDDRRQRLQPLTGQPTLKESSRSGLIEGKIVNLKWKAPSNGIAGLL
- a CDS encoding two-component system sensor histidine kinase VicK (product_source=KO:K07652; cath_funfam=1.10.287.130,3.30.450.20,3.30.565.10; cog=COG0642; ko=KO:K07652; pfam=PF00512,PF02518,PF08447,PF08448; smart=SM00086,SM00091,SM00387,SM00388; superfamily=55785,55874; tigrfam=TIGR00229) produces the protein MGKQLTYLSLSATNEERFQALLTATSDVVYSMNPDWTILTELDGHGVRHDAKDANPGWQSMHVYEEDLELVQHAIQNAIAARSIFQLEHRVKRADGSVGWTFSRAVPIFDDQGKVKEWFGVESDITERKLAEQRLAASKEVLEQQKRTYETITSGTPDLMYVFDLQYRFTYANAALLQMWGKTWDEAIGKNLLENGYEPWHADMHEREIDSIIATGNPVRGEVAFPHATLGRRLYDYILNPVFNESGEVVAVSGTTRDVTERDQWQQQLKQSAERLQIMNEEFAAINEELTISNDQLKAANERLSKANADLISAQKTIEEGKLALRLAVEAANFGTWYINSVTREFVTDARFKELFGYYPHEALSIEQAIAQITVEYRDFISGKLENAIYNNGDYDVCYPVIGLHDNKLRWLRAIGNLTADPSGTFSAFTGVVMDITEQKMEEIRKNDFMGVVSHELKTPLTSLSAYLQLLESRSKESPDEIIHRALSQSVKQTKRMTDMINGFLDLSRLESAKIHVNSSKFDIGALIGDSREEALMLYGTHKFIFDPVESHMVNGDRGKLGQVISNLIGNAVKYSKPGSVILVSCIAAGEQVRVSVRDEGIGMRKEELPKIFGRFYRAEGNKLISGFGIGLYVCSEIIKLHGGEIWAESDLGKGSLLTFALPRL